A DNA window from Hevea brasiliensis isolate MT/VB/25A 57/8 chromosome 2, ASM3005281v1, whole genome shotgun sequence contains the following coding sequences:
- the LOC110665546 gene encoding uncharacterized protein LOC110665546 isoform X3, translating to MHKDVLKVRLQMQLVGQKGPLTGMGRLFVQLFKNEGPKALYLGLTPALTRSVLYGGLRLGLYEPSKHACALCFGSTNILVKIASGAFAGAIATALTNPVEVLKVRLQVNTNPSPSQGGPIAEMRRIVSEEGIRALWKGVGPAMARAAALTASQLATYDETKRVLIRWTPLEEGFHLHLVSSTVAGTVSTLITAPMDMIKTRLMLQRESKRVQSYKNGFHCAYQVMLTEGPSALYKGGFAIFARLGPQTTITFILCEKLRKLAGLNAI from the exons ATGCATAAAG ACGTACTCAAAGTTCGGCTGCAAATGCAACTTGTGGGCCAGAAGGGTCCTTTGACTGGAATG GGACGTTTATTTGTTCAACTATTCAAAAATGAAGGGCCAAAAGCTTTGTATTTGGGATTGACACCTGCATTAACAAGGTCAGTTCTTTATGGAGGTCTCCGTTTAGGGCTGTATGAACCCTCAAAGCATGCCTGTGCTTTGTGTTTTGGGTCCACCAATATACTGGTCAAGATTGCATCAGGTGCATTTGCCGGTGCAATTGCAACTGCACTGACCAATCCTGTTGAAGTTCTGAAG GTTCGGTTGCAGGTGAATACAAACCCTAGCCCAAGCCAAGGAGGACCAATTGCAGAAATGCGTAGAATTGTTTCTGAAGAGGGAATAAGAGCTCTCTGGAAGGGGGTTGGCCCTGCTATGGCCAGAGCTGCTGCTTTGACTGCATCACAACTGGCAACGTATGATGAAACCAAGCGG GTTCTTATTAGGTGGACACCTCTGGAAGAAGGATTTCATCTACACTTGGT CTCAAGTACAGTAGCAGGGACAGTGAGTACCCTTATAACTGCACCCATGGATATGATTAAAACCCGCCTCATGCTGCAACGGGAATCTAAAAGAGTTCAAAGCTATAAAAATGGATTTCATTGTGCATATCAG GTTATGCTTACAGAAGGCCCTAGTGCACTTTACAAGGG GGGCTTTGCAATTTTTGCAAGATTGGGTCCTCAAACTACAATCACATTTATACTATGTGAGAAACTGCGCAAGCTTGCCGGATTGAATGCCATCTAG
- the LOC110665546 gene encoding uncharacterized protein LOC110665546 isoform X2: MEGYSGSSNSSPSEPIAKVNAKQNWAASPSKFIYHFATSGISVAAATGVTHPLDVLKVRLQMQLVGQKGPLTGMGRLFVQLFKNEGPKALYLGLTPALTRSVLYGGLRLGLYEPSKHACALCFGSTNILVKIASGAFAGAIATALTNPVEVLKVRLQVNTNPSPSQGGPIAEMRRIVSEEGIRALWKGVGPAMARAAALTASQLATYDETKRVLIRWTPLEEGFHLHLVLCLQKALVHFTRGALQFLQDWVLKLQSHLYYVRNCASLPD, from the exons ATGGAGGGCTATTCAGGTTCCAGCAATTCCTCGCCTTCAG AGCCTATTGCTAAAGTCAATGCGAAGCAGAATTGGGCAGCCTCACCGTCCAAATTCATTTATCATTTCGCCACTAGTGGAATCTCCGTGGCGGCTGCTACAGGCGTCACACATCCTTtag ACGTACTCAAAGTTCGGCTGCAAATGCAACTTGTGGGCCAGAAGGGTCCTTTGACTGGAATG GGACGTTTATTTGTTCAACTATTCAAAAATGAAGGGCCAAAAGCTTTGTATTTGGGATTGACACCTGCATTAACAAGGTCAGTTCTTTATGGAGGTCTCCGTTTAGGGCTGTATGAACCCTCAAAGCATGCCTGTGCTTTGTGTTTTGGGTCCACCAATATACTGGTCAAGATTGCATCAGGTGCATTTGCCGGTGCAATTGCAACTGCACTGACCAATCCTGTTGAAGTTCTGAAG GTTCGGTTGCAGGTGAATACAAACCCTAGCCCAAGCCAAGGAGGACCAATTGCAGAAATGCGTAGAATTGTTTCTGAAGAGGGAATAAGAGCTCTCTGGAAGGGGGTTGGCCCTGCTATGGCCAGAGCTGCTGCTTTGACTGCATCACAACTGGCAACGTATGATGAAACCAAGCGG GTTCTTATTAGGTGGACACCTCTGGAAGAAGGATTTCATCTACACTTGGT GTTATGCTTACAGAAGGCCCTAGTGCACTTTACAAGGG GGGCTTTGCAATTTTTGCAAGATTGGGTCCTCAAACTACAATCACATTTATACTATGTGAGAAACTGCGCAAGCTTGCCGGATTGA
- the LOC110665547 gene encoding U1 small nuclear ribonucleoprotein C translates to MPRYYCDYCDTYLTHDSPSVRKQHNAGYKHKANVRAYYQQFEEQQTQSLIDQRIKEHLGQTAAFQQVGAAYNQHLLAQRPRLPVLPTPVMPIAGNPQLPVNTPLIPGIRPPVLLRPVSGAPGYVSAPAMPQMLAPPGASSLPGQVSGPRPPMGIPPTTVPGSTPAPAASSGAPSMAPSNYQANPAAPTSGGFDSFNNAAAPEANH, encoded by the exons ATGCCTCG GTATTACTGTGATTATTGTGACACTTATTTGACCCATGATTCT CCATCTGTTAGAAAGCAACACAATGCAGGTTACAAGCACAAG GCAAATGTGAGAGCCTACTATCAACAGTTTGAGGAGCAACAAACCCAAAGTTTAATTGACCAAAGAATAAAGGAACATCTTGGCCAAACGGCAGCATTTCAGCAGGTTGGAGCTGCATACAATCAGCATTTACTGGCACAGAGGCCCCGCCTTCCTGTTCTACCAACACCAGTAATGCCCATCGCAGGGAATCCACAGTTACCTGTAAATACACCACTAATCCCTGGGATTAGACCTCCTGTTCTGCTAAGACCTGTATCTGGTGCTCCAG GTTATGTGTCTGCTCCAGCCATGCCACAAATGTTGGCACCGCCTGGTGCTTCTTCCTTACCTGGTCAAGTAAGTGGTCCAAGGCCTCCCATGGGGATTCCTCCAACAACTGTTCCTGGGAGTACGCCAGCACCTGCTGCTTCTAGTGGTGCCCCTTCCATGGCTCCATCTAATTATCAAGCAAATCCAGCAGCACCCACAAGTGGAGGCTTCGACAGCTTCAATAATGCTGCGGCTCCTGAGGCTAATCATTAG
- the LOC110665546 gene encoding uncharacterized protein LOC110665546 isoform X1 has protein sequence MEGYSGSSNSSPSEPIAKVNAKQNWAASPSKFIYHFATSGISVAAATGVTHPLDVLKVRLQMQLVGQKGPLTGMGRLFVQLFKNEGPKALYLGLTPALTRSVLYGGLRLGLYEPSKHACALCFGSTNILVKIASGAFAGAIATALTNPVEVLKVRLQVNTNPSPSQGGPIAEMRRIVSEEGIRALWKGVGPAMARAAALTASQLATYDETKRVLIRWTPLEEGFHLHLVSSTVAGTVSTLITAPMDMIKTRLMLQRESKRVQSYKNGFHCAYQVMLTEGPSALYKGGFAIFARLGPQTTITFILCEKLRKLAGLNAI, from the exons ATGGAGGGCTATTCAGGTTCCAGCAATTCCTCGCCTTCAG AGCCTATTGCTAAAGTCAATGCGAAGCAGAATTGGGCAGCCTCACCGTCCAAATTCATTTATCATTTCGCCACTAGTGGAATCTCCGTGGCGGCTGCTACAGGCGTCACACATCCTTtag ACGTACTCAAAGTTCGGCTGCAAATGCAACTTGTGGGCCAGAAGGGTCCTTTGACTGGAATG GGACGTTTATTTGTTCAACTATTCAAAAATGAAGGGCCAAAAGCTTTGTATTTGGGATTGACACCTGCATTAACAAGGTCAGTTCTTTATGGAGGTCTCCGTTTAGGGCTGTATGAACCCTCAAAGCATGCCTGTGCTTTGTGTTTTGGGTCCACCAATATACTGGTCAAGATTGCATCAGGTGCATTTGCCGGTGCAATTGCAACTGCACTGACCAATCCTGTTGAAGTTCTGAAG GTTCGGTTGCAGGTGAATACAAACCCTAGCCCAAGCCAAGGAGGACCAATTGCAGAAATGCGTAGAATTGTTTCTGAAGAGGGAATAAGAGCTCTCTGGAAGGGGGTTGGCCCTGCTATGGCCAGAGCTGCTGCTTTGACTGCATCACAACTGGCAACGTATGATGAAACCAAGCGG GTTCTTATTAGGTGGACACCTCTGGAAGAAGGATTTCATCTACACTTGGT CTCAAGTACAGTAGCAGGGACAGTGAGTACCCTTATAACTGCACCCATGGATATGATTAAAACCCGCCTCATGCTGCAACGGGAATCTAAAAGAGTTCAAAGCTATAAAAATGGATTTCATTGTGCATATCAG GTTATGCTTACAGAAGGCCCTAGTGCACTTTACAAGGG GGGCTTTGCAATTTTTGCAAGATTGGGTCCTCAAACTACAATCACATTTATACTATGTGAGAAACTGCGCAAGCTTGCCGGATTGAATGCCATCTAG
- the LOC110665546 gene encoding uncharacterized protein LOC110665546 isoform X4, translating to MQLVGQKGPLTGMGRLFVQLFKNEGPKALYLGLTPALTRSVLYGGLRLGLYEPSKHACALCFGSTNILVKIASGAFAGAIATALTNPVEVLKVRLQVNTNPSPSQGGPIAEMRRIVSEEGIRALWKGVGPAMARAAALTASQLATYDETKRVLIRWTPLEEGFHLHLVSSTVAGTVSTLITAPMDMIKTRLMLQRESKRVQSYKNGFHCAYQVMLTEGPSALYKGGFAIFARLGPQTTITFILCEKLRKLAGLNAI from the exons ATGCAACTTGTGGGCCAGAAGGGTCCTTTGACTGGAATG GGACGTTTATTTGTTCAACTATTCAAAAATGAAGGGCCAAAAGCTTTGTATTTGGGATTGACACCTGCATTAACAAGGTCAGTTCTTTATGGAGGTCTCCGTTTAGGGCTGTATGAACCCTCAAAGCATGCCTGTGCTTTGTGTTTTGGGTCCACCAATATACTGGTCAAGATTGCATCAGGTGCATTTGCCGGTGCAATTGCAACTGCACTGACCAATCCTGTTGAAGTTCTGAAG GTTCGGTTGCAGGTGAATACAAACCCTAGCCCAAGCCAAGGAGGACCAATTGCAGAAATGCGTAGAATTGTTTCTGAAGAGGGAATAAGAGCTCTCTGGAAGGGGGTTGGCCCTGCTATGGCCAGAGCTGCTGCTTTGACTGCATCACAACTGGCAACGTATGATGAAACCAAGCGG GTTCTTATTAGGTGGACACCTCTGGAAGAAGGATTTCATCTACACTTGGT CTCAAGTACAGTAGCAGGGACAGTGAGTACCCTTATAACTGCACCCATGGATATGATTAAAACCCGCCTCATGCTGCAACGGGAATCTAAAAGAGTTCAAAGCTATAAAAATGGATTTCATTGTGCATATCAG GTTATGCTTACAGAAGGCCCTAGTGCACTTTACAAGGG GGGCTTTGCAATTTTTGCAAGATTGGGTCCTCAAACTACAATCACATTTATACTATGTGAGAAACTGCGCAAGCTTGCCGGATTGAATGCCATCTAG